The window ACCCGGGGTCGGGTTGTTATGGATGACGTACATCTGCTGGCCCATGGTCCACACGTTGGTGGTCAGCCAGTAGACGAGGACACCAACCGGGAAGTTGATGCCGAAGACGGCGAACATGACCGGGAAGACGTACATCAGCATCTTCTGCTGCTGCATGAACGGCGTCTTCACCGTGGTGTCGACGTTCTTCGTCATCAACTGGCGCTGCGTGTAGAACTGCGATCCCGACATCAGAACGATCATGACCGCGGTCACGATGCGGACCGTGACCAGCGAAGCGTCGAGTGCGGCGACGTCCGCGGAGCTGTCGGTGAACTTCGCGGCCAGCGGGGCACCGAAGATGTGCGCCTTCTGCGCGCTGTCCAGCAGGTTCTGGTTGATCGAACCGATGGTGTCGTTGTTCGCGATGCTGTTGAGCACGTGGTACAGCGCGAAGAAGAACGGGGACTGCGCCAGGATGGGAAGGCACGAGGAGAGTGGGTTGGTGCCCGTCTCCTTGTACAGCTTCATCATCTCTTCGGACTGACGCTGCTTGTCGTTCTTGTAACGCTCCTGGATCTTCTTCATCTCGGGCTGCAGCGTCTGCATCGCCCGGGTCGCCTTGATCTGCTTCACGAAGAGCGGGATCAGGCAGATACGGATCAGGATCACCAGGGACACGATGGACAGGCCCCAGGCCCACCCGGTGTCGTCGCCGAAGAGGGCGCCGTACACCTTGTGGAACTGGACGATGACCCAGGAGACAGGTGTCGTGATGAAGCTGAAGAGACTGGCAATCGTGTCCACTAATCATGCTCCTTGGGCATGGGACGGGCTCTCGGCGGCCGGGCTCGAAGGGACGTGCCCTTCGGTGGCCGGTTCGGCGGCGGAGGACCCGCCCTTGCGTGCGCGCCACGTGCCACGCACCATCTCGTGCCACCGCGGACGCTTGCGCGGCGGGACGTGGTCCACACCGCCGAGCGACCACGGATTGCACCGCAGGATGCGCCAGGCGGTGAGTGCCGTTCCCTTGATCGCACCGTGCCGGTCGATGGCCGTGTAGCCGTAG is drawn from Streptomyces bottropensis ATCC 25435 and contains these coding sequences:
- the yidD gene encoding membrane protein insertion efficiency factor YidD — encoded protein: MKYPLLALIKLYQWTISPLLGPVCKYYPSCSHYGYTAIDRHGAIKGTALTAWRILRCNPWSLGGVDHVPPRKRPRWHEMVRGTWRARKGGSSAAEPATEGHVPSSPAAESPSHAQGA
- the yidC gene encoding membrane protein insertase YidC; translation: MDTIASLFSFITTPVSWVIVQFHKVYGALFGDDTGWAWGLSIVSLVILIRICLIPLFVKQIKATRAMQTLQPEMKKIQERYKNDKQRQSEEMMKLYKETGTNPLSSCLPILAQSPFFFALYHVLNSIANNDTIGSINQNLLDSAQKAHIFGAPLAAKFTDSSADVAALDASLVTVRIVTAVMIVLMSGSQFYTQRQLMTKNVDTTVKTPFMQQQKMLMYVFPVMFAVFGINFPVGVLVYWLTTNVWTMGQQMYVIHNNPTPGSKAQAAYLERLFKHVTRHGKTRNRRERAIVKAIVAKGRDRNEHERKFITGLGKEGLAAQTDGTVVKSEVSAVATAEDGTPTPGTPKRQQPKRQSKAQRQSGGAKSIDDDEQTEPTSLSKSDQPEDAKPAAAAKKAAPKPGTGGRSKAQSGQRKGQQRPKSPSKK